One genomic region from Thermoleptolyngbya sichuanensis A183 encodes:
- a CDS encoding caspase family protein yields MTNYWAIAIGINQYPQLQPLVYAERDAQSLIQSLINDAGFLPDSCVRLTDNSPPAAWGATTPDRAGIQTAIAQVCQRLKPNDCLWLFFSGYGMHYQGKDYLMPQDSDPTQPAQTGLSVEFLYSLLQAAPTKNLLVLLDMNRSQGVLSGVSAGTHTAALAEQYGIPTLLSCRQNQLSHETIALRHGLFTAAVLEGLKRPGCVTLEHLVQFLQTRLPELSDHHWRPRQEPLAIIPDSLRYQLIVPGKETMSPSLPSFAPVDAPDRVQPVPHRDEPPRRSGSEWQPSQSPGSHPDWRHSSPQNPSLQTPAIRQDRPVERVTPPPPPIPVVSEAEPRREPADTPLPPFSSLPAPPPPPPHRTPVAIASDASEERSWWQLVRWGGGLLSLLMAAVIVRNVGTVLRSPSDGQTIAVQPSPGVVASPAGTSLPNPAANSITSTAPSPAPLPTPVPVANPAANSLNLPAQSPASSVPDTRPVSEPAPPLSDRDIMNAAMANLTKVRAESSSNQVSEISESIRLLRQIRPDQPLYKDAQQAIDRWSQVILDMASGRAMQRNGGDLWLAANNYRAAIAAAQLVPSDRANTYQAAQQAIAGWSQQILNLANIHAQSGALAQAVQVAQLVPPGTAAYDAAQGAIATWQNQLAPGIGAVPQDQPLAF; encoded by the coding sequence ATGACAAACTACTGGGCGATCGCCATCGGCATTAATCAGTATCCGCAGTTGCAGCCCCTCGTCTATGCCGAGCGGGATGCCCAGTCCTTGATTCAAAGTTTGATTAACGACGCAGGGTTTCTGCCCGACTCTTGTGTGCGGTTGACCGATAACTCGCCCCCGGCAGCCTGGGGAGCCACCACCCCCGACCGCGCTGGCATCCAAACGGCGATCGCCCAAGTGTGCCAGCGGCTCAAGCCCAACGATTGCCTCTGGCTATTTTTCAGCGGCTACGGGATGCACTATCAAGGAAAAGACTATTTAATGCCTCAAGATAGCGACCCCACCCAGCCTGCCCAGACGGGGCTTTCGGTCGAATTTCTCTATTCCTTGTTGCAGGCAGCGCCGACGAAAAACCTGCTCGTGCTGCTGGACATGAACCGGAGCCAGGGCGTGCTGTCGGGGGTCAGCGCAGGCACCCATACCGCAGCCCTGGCCGAACAATATGGCATTCCCACGCTGCTGTCATGCCGTCAAAACCAGCTTTCTCACGAAACCATTGCCTTGCGCCACGGATTGTTTACGGCTGCGGTGCTGGAGGGGCTAAAGCGTCCGGGCTGCGTCACGCTGGAGCATCTGGTGCAGTTTTTGCAAACGCGCCTGCCAGAGCTAAGCGACCACCACTGGCGACCCCGCCAAGAGCCGCTGGCCATCATTCCAGATAGCCTGCGCTATCAGCTAATCGTGCCCGGAAAGGAAACGATGTCGCCCTCTCTGCCATCTTTTGCGCCTGTGGACGCTCCGGATCGGGTGCAGCCTGTTCCTCATCGGGATGAACCGCCTCGTCGGTCAGGGTCGGAGTGGCAGCCCTCCCAAAGTCCTGGATCCCACCCCGACTGGCGACACTCCAGCCCGCAAAATCCCAGCTTGCAAACCCCTGCAATTCGGCAGGATCGCCCCGTCGAGCGAGTTACGCCACCTCCGCCTCCGATTCCGGTTGTGTCGGAGGCAGAACCCCGTCGTGAGCCAGCAGACACGCCGCTCCCGCCGTTTTCATCACTCCCTGCGCCGCCCCCGCCCCCACCCCACCGTACGCCCGTGGCGATCGCCTCTGATGCTTCTGAAGAGCGCTCTTGGTGGCAACTGGTGCGCTGGGGGGGCGGGCTTTTGTCGCTGTTGATGGCGGCGGTGATTGTCCGAAATGTGGGCACGGTCTTGCGATCGCCCTCCGACGGTCAGACCATTGCCGTGCAGCCCAGTCCAGGTGTAGTTGCCTCGCCTGCTGGAACCTCGCTGCCAAACCCCGCCGCCAACTCGATTACTTCCACCGCCCCGTCGCCTGCACCGCTGCCCACTCCGGTTCCGGTGGCAAACCCAGCAGCCAATTCGCTGAACCTCCCTGCCCAATCTCCTGCATCGTCTGTGCCGGATACCCGCCCTGTGAGCGAGCCTGCGCCGCCCCTGTCAGATCGTGACATCATGAATGCGGCGATGGCAAACCTGACCAAGGTGCGGGCCGAATCGTCGAGCAATCAGGTATCGGAAATTTCAGAGTCGATTCGACTGCTGCGGCAAATCCGCCCCGATCAGCCGCTGTATAAAGACGCGCAGCAGGCGATTGATCGCTGGAGCCAGGTGATTTTGGATATGGCATCGGGTCGAGCCATGCAGCGCAACGGAGGCGACCTGTGGCTGGCGGCCAACAACTATCGGGCGGCGATCGCCGCTGCCCAACTCGTGCCCAGCGATCGCGCCAATACCTATCAAGCGGCTCAGCAGGCGATCGCCGGATGGAGTCAGCAAATTTTGAACTTGGCGAATATCCACGCCCAGTCAGGCGCTCTGGCCCAGGCGGTGCAGGTGGCTCAACTGGTGCCGCCCGGTACGGCTGCCTACGATGCGGCTCAAGGGGCGATCGCCACCTGGCAAAATCAGCTAGCTCCCGGCATTGGTGCTGTGCCACAAGACCAACCGCTGGCATTCTAA
- the pabB gene encoding aminodeoxychorismate synthase component I: MSKLEDLEWQGVGEWGALVREAERDRWLGFQNPVATYEVYDPADVLPALAEIEARVEQEHLWAVGFVSYEAAPAFDPTLTVRDTAPSAPDRFPLLAFGLYPAPQILSQQDLIRLTAAASLPPLDWRPNLSVSEFQAAIARIKHHIHAGDTYQVNYTFRLQAENVRDPWALWCQMIRAQPLGYGAFIHLPEWAVCSASPELFFSRKGNTLTSKPMKGTTARGLWAAGDRQQAEDLYHSDKNRAENVMIVDMVRNDLARVARLGSVQVSRLFALERYPTVWQMTSTVQAETSASLPAIFQALFPPASITGAPKARTMSLIAEIETAPRRVYTGTIGYICPDPQASVQAQFNVAIRTVLVHRPTGQAEYGVGGGIVWDSTADSEFQECRTKAQVLTQVRPDFSLLESMLWTPEAGIAWGDRHLARLRASADYFGFTVAWDAVENAIQQRLATLPPQPHKLRLIVPPAQPPTVEAQAIAPLPSVYRVALAQTPIDSGDPFLYHKTTHRPVYTQARQAHPEANDTLLWNERGELTETCIANLVLELDGEWVTPPVRCGLLPGIYRSFLLEQGKIKERIVQLADLSRCTRILLINAVRTPWNATLDPDSLRRLK, translated from the coding sequence TTGAGCAAGTTGGAAGACCTGGAATGGCAGGGCGTGGGGGAATGGGGAGCGCTGGTGCGAGAGGCAGAGCGCGATCGCTGGCTGGGGTTCCAGAATCCGGTGGCGACCTATGAGGTGTATGACCCAGCGGACGTGCTGCCTGCGCTGGCGGAGATCGAAGCGCGGGTAGAGCAGGAGCACCTGTGGGCGGTGGGGTTTGTGAGCTACGAGGCTGCGCCCGCGTTTGATCCCACCCTGACGGTACGAGACACAGCCCCATCTGCACCTGACCGTTTCCCGCTGCTGGCATTTGGGCTGTATCCAGCGCCGCAAATCCTGTCGCAGCAAGACCTGATCCGGCTGACGGCAGCGGCAAGCCTGCCCCCGCTGGACTGGCGGCCCAACCTGTCGGTCAGCGAGTTTCAGGCGGCGATCGCCCGCATTAAGCATCACATCCACGCAGGCGACACGTATCAGGTCAACTATACCTTTCGGCTGCAAGCAGAGAATGTGCGTGATCCGTGGGCCCTCTGGTGTCAGATGATTCGGGCACAGCCGCTAGGCTATGGCGCGTTTATCCATCTGCCGGAATGGGCTGTGTGCAGCGCGTCGCCGGAGCTATTTTTTTCACGGAAGGGCAACACACTGACATCCAAGCCGATGAAGGGAACAACGGCGCGGGGATTGTGGGCAGCGGGCGATCGCCAGCAGGCTGAGGATCTGTACCACTCGGACAAGAACCGTGCCGAGAACGTAATGATCGTGGACATGGTGCGAAACGACCTGGCGCGGGTAGCGCGGTTGGGCAGCGTTCAGGTGTCCCGCCTGTTTGCCCTGGAGCGCTATCCCACCGTCTGGCAGATGACCAGCACTGTTCAGGCAGAAACCTCAGCCAGCCTACCAGCCATTTTTCAAGCCCTGTTTCCGCCTGCTTCTATTACCGGAGCGCCCAAAGCCCGCACCATGTCTCTCATTGCCGAGATAGAAACGGCCCCCCGACGGGTCTACACGGGCACGATTGGGTACATTTGCCCCGACCCGCAGGCATCTGTTCAGGCGCAATTTAACGTGGCAATTCGCACGGTGCTGGTGCATCGCCCCACAGGGCAGGCGGAATATGGGGTCGGCGGCGGCATCGTTTGGGATTCCACGGCCGACTCCGAGTTTCAGGAATGCCGCACCAAGGCGCAGGTATTGACCCAAGTGCGTCCTGACTTTTCTCTGCTGGAGTCGATGCTGTGGACTCCAGAGGCAGGAATTGCCTGGGGCGATCGCCACCTCGCCCGACTCCGCGCCTCCGCAGACTATTTCGGCTTTACGGTAGCCTGGGACGCGGTTGAAAACGCCATTCAGCAGCGCCTCGCCACCCTCCCCCCCCAGCCCCACAAGCTGCGGCTGATCGTGCCGCCAGCCCAGCCGCCCACGGTCGAAGCCCAGGCGATCGCCCCCTTGCCCAGTGTCTATCGAGTGGCGCTCGCCCAAACGCCCATCGACTCCGGCGATCCATTTCTGTATCACAAAACCACCCATCGCCCCGTCTACACGCAGGCACGACAGGCACACCCCGAAGCCAACGACACCCTGCTATGGAACGAGCGCGGCGAACTCACCGAAACCTGTATTGCCAACCTCGTGCTAGAACTGGATGGCGAATGGGTGACTCCACCCGTCCGCTGCGGCTTGCTGCCCGGTATCTATCGCTCCTTTTTGCTGGAACAGGGCAAAATAAAAGAGCGCATCGTGCAACTCGCAGATCTCTCCCGCTGCACCCGGATTTTGCTGATCAACGCCGTCCGAACCCCGTGGAACGCCACCCTCGATCCAGACTCCCTCCGCCGATTAAAGTAG
- the map gene encoding type I methionyl aminopeptidase gives MSNETITLMSQREIEKMRQAGQLAAQLLAYLEPMVKPGVSTLELNDAAEEWTQKHGAKSAPLGYHDFPKSICTSVNEVVCHGIPNAKQILRDGDIINIDVTPILDGYHGDTSRMFFVGEPSPIARKLVEVTEECMWRGIREVKPGARIGDIGAAIQEYAESQGFSVVQDFVGHGVGRIFHTAPQIPHYGKRGKGKKLRPGMVFTIEPMINVGTWEVEVLSDKWTAVTKDRQLSAQFEHTVAVTATGVDVLTLMPELAVA, from the coding sequence ATGTCCAACGAAACCATCACCCTCATGTCACAGCGCGAAATCGAGAAGATGCGCCAGGCCGGACAGCTTGCTGCCCAGCTTCTTGCCTACCTAGAGCCGATGGTGAAGCCAGGGGTCAGCACGCTGGAGCTAAACGATGCCGCAGAGGAATGGACCCAAAAGCACGGAGCCAAAAGCGCCCCCTTGGGCTACCACGACTTTCCCAAATCGATCTGCACCAGCGTCAATGAAGTAGTGTGCCACGGCATCCCCAATGCCAAACAAATCCTGCGCGACGGCGACATTATCAATATCGACGTAACGCCGATTCTGGATGGATACCACGGCGACACCTCGCGCATGTTCTTTGTGGGAGAGCCATCGCCTATTGCCCGCAAGCTGGTGGAAGTGACGGAAGAGTGTATGTGGCGCGGCATTCGCGAGGTAAAGCCAGGGGCCCGCATCGGCGACATTGGTGCAGCGATTCAGGAATATGCCGAGTCCCAGGGCTTCTCGGTGGTGCAAGATTTTGTGGGGCACGGCGTTGGTCGCATCTTCCACACGGCTCCCCAAATTCCCCACTATGGCAAGCGCGGCAAGGGCAAAAAGCTACGCCCCGGCATGGTCTTCACGATTGAGCCGATGATCAATGTCGGCACTTGGGAAGTGGAAGTTTTATCGGATAAATGGACTGCGGTGACGAAAGATCGGCAGCTTTCTGCCCAGTTTGAGCACACGGTTGCGGTGACGGCGACGGGAGTGGATGTGCTGACGCTGATGCCAGAATTGGCCGTCGCCTAG
- a CDS encoding trifunctional serine/threonine-protein kinase/ATP-binding protein/sensor histidine kinase: MHGTIEILGYQSLDLVHEGVNTVLYRAVSQITQQPFILKVLRAEHPTLEQITRLKHEYQVAANLDLPGVVRVYGLETHGHRAVLVLEDFGGRSLKQVLANRKCKILDPARVLNIAIQLTQALASLQQARIIHKDIKPSNILLNEETGEVKLTDFSIASRLGEELTLPQELNQLEGTLVYMSPEQTGRMNRTLDYRSDFYSLGITLYELLTGRLPFRGDDPLELVHCHIAKAPPPLRSLNPDVPGAIAAIVHKLMAKNAEDRYQSAAGLLADLERCRDALMESKTIPDFTPGERDRSSQLLIPKTLYGRESEVAALLAAFDRVAANTSPLLTLGGEASGRGELMLVSGYSGIGKSSLVNEIHKPVVRQRGYFISGKFDQYKRNVPYASIIQAFQSLTQQVLTESGDRLEIWREKLLDALGSNGQVLIDVIPQMELILGSQPPVPELGATEAQNRFLQVFQSLVGVFAQPTHPLVLFLDDLQWADSASLKLIQALMSNPDSRHLLMIGAYRDNEVSPVHPLMKTVEEIQQAGGVVTPIVLKPLPLESVQRLVQDALTGKRASRSRRAEEQPSEYLYPLAEMLFAKTQGNPFFLTQLLKTLYQEKLLTFDFATGGWRWDVQAIQETGIADLSVVDLVAGNLVKLPPETQTVLKLAACVGDRFTLPTLVAISGLSLSALARALQPALEERFILPLSQDYKIPLLFSEEELGQFLADTAQTGGQQPFTYRFLHDRVQQAAYSLIAEGDRPATHLQIGRLLLQTIPAADRATGQFEGLFEIVNALNYGTDLINEPQERIELVRLNLAAGRRAKAAAAYETADNFLRQGRSLLPENAWTAHYDLTLALHAEAAQAAYLVTRYDEAEAIANTLEQQAASVLDAVQSYELKIQIYIAQLQMWRSLTAAFDGLMLLGFTIASPLNHDHFQISLPALDGLDAVPELTDPEKLAALRILNAVTGTAYQTQPEVFRWVATTQLELCVRYGHSPLAAPSYATYAWYCSTIPAADRAYEAGQIAMKLLERYQCREWQCSIVQLFECFVRHHKEHIRNTFVPLVDGIHVGLETGDLGYVSYSIMNYCDHRFFSGEVLESHYENQVQYGALLLQLKQHFQLSAARMWQQVTLNLLGRSDNPTLLVGEAFDEIEMLPRWEESQNFQALFVFHLAKLMLHYWFGEYEAAIAFAKRGESYAGCGAGLMATPVYWFYYGLALLAAYPHGTPAQQAEWMPQVLTCQTTVQQWAASAPMNHQHKADLLAAELAQIRGDRQTAMDCYDRAIARATEEGFIHEAAVACERAAQFYAALGKPRISQNYLIDAYYGYIQWGAIAKVHALTAEHPLLLQQDEASSAPAVDATITATATTTCSTRSTSSQRDSLDLSTVMKAAEAIASELHLDALLSRILSIILENAGAQKGCLILEKAGQLRIEAIDTNPDQMAVVLQSTPLEGSRDVPVSMIHLVWRTQQPLVLSDAANDARFEGDRYLQQHQPKSVLCAPILYQGKRTGVVYLENPLTANAFPPSRLELLKLLTTQAAIALENAQLYAREQDKSQCLQDSLQKLQQTQAQLVQTEKISQLGQLVAGVAHEVNNPVSFIAGNLAHATRYIEDLVEHLTLYQQHYAPPIAAIQDHAEEIDLEFLLDDLPKMVNSMKLGTDRIRDIMQSLRTYSRADGSEKRPADLHAGLDTTLLILSHRLKAKPDRPAIRIIKNYGTLPPVECYSGQINQVFMNLIANAIDAMEEGNAGKSLSELEQHPNTITISTTATDHAVTIRIADNGPGMSEAVRQKLFDAFFTTKPEGKGTGLGLSISYQIVAENHGGTLECHSSPGQGAEFVVQIPVQSGVSAQVLVSS, translated from the coding sequence ATGCACGGAACGATTGAGATTTTAGGTTATCAGTCTCTAGACTTGGTTCACGAAGGCGTGAATACGGTGCTGTATCGGGCGGTTTCCCAGATTACCCAGCAGCCGTTCATTCTCAAGGTGTTGCGGGCGGAGCATCCTACCCTGGAGCAGATTACCCGGCTAAAGCACGAGTATCAGGTGGCGGCTAATCTCGATTTGCCCGGTGTGGTGCGGGTATACGGGCTGGAAACGCATGGGCATCGGGCCGTGCTGGTGTTGGAGGACTTTGGGGGGCGATCGCTCAAGCAGGTTTTGGCCAACCGCAAGTGCAAGATCCTCGATCCGGCGCGGGTGTTGAATATCGCGATTCAGTTGACTCAAGCGCTGGCCTCGCTTCAGCAGGCTCGCATTATTCACAAAGACATTAAGCCTTCTAACATCCTCCTCAACGAGGAAACAGGTGAAGTAAAGCTCACGGACTTTAGCATTGCCTCGCGCTTGGGCGAAGAGCTGACCCTGCCGCAGGAGCTAAACCAGCTTGAGGGAACGCTGGTCTATATGTCGCCGGAGCAGACGGGGCGGATGAACCGGACGCTGGACTATCGCAGCGACTTCTATTCCCTGGGCATTACGCTGTACGAACTGCTGACGGGGCGGCTGCCGTTTCGAGGAGACGACCCGCTGGAACTGGTGCATTGCCACATCGCCAAAGCGCCGCCGCCGCTGCGGAGTTTGAACCCGGACGTGCCGGGGGCGATCGCCGCCATTGTTCACAAGCTCATGGCCAAAAATGCGGAAGATCGCTACCAGAGCGCGGCGGGGCTGCTAGCTGACTTGGAGCGATGCCGCGATGCTCTGATGGAGAGCAAGACGATTCCTGACTTTACGCCCGGAGAGCGCGATCGCTCGTCCCAACTGCTGATTCCCAAAACCCTCTACGGCCGCGAGTCGGAGGTGGCGGCGCTGCTGGCGGCGTTTGATCGGGTGGCGGCCAATACCAGCCCGCTGCTGACGCTGGGCGGCGAGGCAAGCGGCCGCGGCGAACTGATGCTAGTGTCGGGCTATTCGGGGATTGGCAAATCTTCTCTGGTTAACGAAATCCACAAGCCCGTTGTGCGGCAGCGGGGCTACTTTATTAGCGGCAAGTTTGACCAGTACAAGCGGAATGTGCCCTATGCCTCGATTATTCAGGCGTTTCAATCCCTGACGCAGCAAGTGCTGACGGAAAGTGGCGATCGCCTAGAGATCTGGCGCGAAAAGCTGCTCGATGCGCTAGGCTCCAATGGGCAAGTGCTAATTGACGTGATTCCCCAGATGGAGTTAATTCTGGGTTCCCAGCCGCCCGTACCCGAACTGGGCGCAACGGAAGCACAGAACCGCTTTCTCCAGGTGTTTCAATCGCTGGTGGGGGTCTTTGCCCAGCCGACTCATCCGCTGGTGCTGTTTCTGGACGATTTGCAGTGGGCCGATTCGGCCTCGCTAAAGCTGATTCAGGCGTTGATGTCCAACCCAGATAGCCGCCACTTGCTGATGATTGGCGCATATCGGGATAATGAGGTCAGCCCGGTTCACCCGCTGATGAAGACCGTGGAGGAAATTCAGCAGGCGGGCGGCGTGGTGACCCCAATCGTGCTGAAGCCGCTACCGCTGGAGTCTGTGCAACGGCTGGTGCAAGACGCGCTAACGGGCAAGCGGGCCTCTCGGAGCCGGAGAGCCGAAGAACAGCCCTCAGAATACTTGTACCCGCTGGCAGAAATGCTGTTTGCCAAAACTCAGGGCAATCCCTTCTTTTTGACGCAACTGCTGAAGACGCTGTATCAGGAGAAACTGCTCACCTTTGATTTTGCCACGGGGGGTTGGCGGTGGGATGTGCAGGCGATTCAAGAGACGGGCATTGCCGACCTGTCGGTGGTGGATCTGGTGGCGGGTAATTTGGTGAAGCTGCCGCCAGAGACGCAGACCGTGCTGAAGCTGGCGGCCTGTGTGGGCGATCGCTTTACGCTGCCAACGCTAGTGGCGATCAGCGGACTCAGCCTGTCGGCGCTGGCACGGGCCTTGCAACCTGCGCTAGAGGAGCGGTTTATCTTGCCCCTCAGCCAGGATTACAAAATTCCCCTGCTGTTTTCTGAAGAGGAGTTGGGTCAATTCCTGGCTGACACCGCCCAAACGGGAGGCCAGCAGCCCTTTACCTACCGCTTTTTGCATGACCGGGTGCAGCAGGCGGCCTATTCGCTGATCGCTGAGGGCGATCGCCCGGCCACGCACCTGCAAATCGGTCGGCTGCTGCTGCAAACGATTCCCGCTGCGGATCGCGCCACGGGCCAGTTTGAAGGGCTATTTGAAATCGTCAACGCGCTGAACTATGGGACTGACCTGATTAACGAGCCGCAGGAGCGGATAGAACTGGTGCGGCTGAACCTGGCGGCGGGGCGGCGGGCCAAGGCAGCGGCGGCTTATGAAACAGCGGACAACTTTTTACGACAGGGGCGATCGCTCCTCCCCGAAAACGCCTGGACCGCGCACTATGACCTGACGCTGGCCCTCCATGCCGAAGCGGCCCAGGCGGCTTACTTGGTGACGCGGTATGACGAAGCCGAGGCGATCGCCAATACCCTAGAGCAACAGGCCGCCAGTGTTCTTGATGCGGTGCAGTCCTACGAGCTAAAGATCCAGATTTACATTGCCCAACTGCAAATGTGGCGATCGCTCACGGCTGCCTTCGACGGGCTGATGCTGCTGGGCTTTACCATCGCCAGCCCGCTGAACCACGATCATTTCCAAATTTCCCTGCCTGCGCTGGATGGGCTGGATGCCGTACCCGAACTGACCGATCCCGAAAAGCTTGCAGCCTTGAGGATCTTGAACGCGGTGACGGGCACAGCGTATCAAACTCAGCCAGAGGTGTTTCGCTGGGTTGCCACTACGCAGCTTGAACTCTGTGTCCGTTATGGACATTCGCCCTTAGCCGCCCCCAGCTACGCCACCTACGCCTGGTATTGCAGTACGATTCCTGCCGCAGACCGCGCCTACGAGGCGGGGCAAATTGCCATGAAGCTGCTGGAGCGCTATCAGTGTCGCGAGTGGCAATGCAGCATTGTGCAACTGTTTGAGTGCTTCGTACGGCACCACAAGGAACACATCCGAAATACCTTTGTGCCGCTGGTAGACGGCATCCACGTCGGGCTGGAAACGGGCGACCTGGGCTATGTCAGCTATTCGATCATGAACTATTGCGATCACCGATTTTTTAGCGGCGAGGTGCTGGAAAGTCACTACGAAAACCAGGTGCAGTATGGAGCGCTGCTGCTTCAGCTCAAGCAGCATTTTCAACTCTCTGCGGCTCGCATGTGGCAACAGGTAACGCTCAACCTGCTGGGACGATCGGACAATCCCACGCTGCTGGTGGGTGAGGCGTTTGATGAAATTGAGATGCTGCCCCGCTGGGAAGAGTCGCAAAATTTCCAGGCGCTCTTTGTGTTTCACCTGGCCAAGCTGATGCTGCACTACTGGTTTGGCGAATATGAGGCGGCGATCGCCTTTGCCAAGCGCGGGGAATCATACGCGGGCTGCGGCGCGGGGCTGATGGCCACGCCCGTCTACTGGTTCTACTACGGGCTGGCGCTGCTGGCTGCCTATCCCCACGGCACGCCCGCCCAACAAGCGGAGTGGATGCCGCAGGTGCTCACCTGCCAGACGACCGTGCAGCAGTGGGCCGCGTCTGCGCCGATGAACCACCAGCACAAGGCCGACCTGCTGGCAGCGGAGTTGGCCCAGATTCGGGGCGATCGCCAGACGGCGATGGATTGCTACGATCGCGCCATTGCCCGCGCCACCGAAGAGGGCTTTATTCACGAAGCGGCTGTGGCCTGCGAACGGGCTGCCCAGTTTTACGCGGCGTTGGGCAAGCCCCGCATTTCCCAGAATTATCTCATCGATGCCTACTACGGCTATATCCAGTGGGGGGCGATCGCCAAAGTTCATGCGCTCACTGCCGAGCATCCTCTGCTACTCCAGCAGGACGAAGCCAGCAGCGCTCCAGCCGTCGATGCCACCATCACCGCTACTGCGACCACCACCTGCTCCACCCGCAGCACCAGCAGCCAGCGCGATTCCCTCGATTTGTCTACGGTGATGAAAGCCGCCGAGGCGATCGCCAGCGAACTGCATCTCGACGCGCTGCTCAGCCGCATTCTCTCGATCATCCTGGAAAATGCAGGCGCACAAAAGGGCTGCCTGATTTTGGAAAAGGCGGGTCAGTTGCGAATCGAGGCGATCGACACAAACCCAGACCAGATGGCTGTGGTGCTGCAATCGACCCCGCTGGAGGGCAGCCGCGATGTGCCCGTGTCGATGATCCACTTGGTATGGCGAACGCAGCAGCCGCTGGTGCTGTCAGATGCAGCCAACGATGCGCGATTTGAGGGCGATCGCTATCTCCAGCAGCACCAGCCCAAGTCTGTCCTATGTGCCCCGATTCTCTATCAGGGCAAGCGGACGGGCGTGGTGTATCTGGAAAACCCGCTGACGGCCAACGCCTTTCCACCGTCGCGGCTAGAACTACTGAAACTGCTGACGACCCAAGCGGCGATCGCCCTAGAAAATGCTCAACTCTACGCCCGCGAACAGGACAAATCCCAGTGCCTCCAAGACTCGCTGCAAAAGCTCCAGCAAACCCAGGCGCAACTCGTGCAAACTGAAAAAATCTCCCAACTGGGGCAACTAGTGGCCGGGGTCGCCCACGAGGTCAACAATCCCGTCAGCTTTATCGCAGGCAACCTGGCCCACGCCACCCGCTATATCGAAGATCTGGTGGAACATCTAACCCTGTATCAGCAGCACTACGCCCCACCTATCGCGGCGATTCAAGACCACGCTGAGGAGATAGACCTGGAATTTTTGCTCGATGATCTGCCCAAAATGGTGAACTCCATGAAGCTAGGCACGGATCGCATTCGGGATATCATGCAATCGCTGCGAACCTACTCCCGCGCCGACGGCAGCGAAAAGCGCCCCGCCGATCTGCACGCAGGTCTAGACACCACGCTGCTCATCCTGTCCCATCGGCTCAAGGCAAAGCCAGATCGCCCCGCCATCCGCATCATCAAGAACTACGGCACGCTGCCGCCCGTCGAGTGCTACAGCGGGCAAATCAACCAGGTGTTTATGAACCTGATTGCCAACGCCATCGACGCGATGGAAGAGGGCAACGCCGGGAAATCTCTCTCGGAGCTAGAGCAACACCCCAATACGATTACGATTTCCACAACCGCCACCGACCATGCCGTCACAATCCGCATCGCCGACAATGGGCCGGGCATGAGCGAAGCCGTCCGGCAAAAGCTGTTTGATGCCTTTTTCACCACCAAGCCAGAGGGCAAGGGAACCGGACTGGGGCTATCCATCAGCTACCAGATCGTGGCAGAAAATCATGGCGGAACCCTAGAATGCCACAGTTCGCCAGGTCAGGGCGCAGAGTTTGTGGTGCAAATTCCAGTTCAGTCTGGGGTGTCTGCCCAAGTTCTGGTTAGCTCCTAG